The proteins below are encoded in one region of Hordeum vulgare subsp. vulgare chromosome 3H, MorexV3_pseudomolecules_assembly, whole genome shotgun sequence:
- the LOC123440171 gene encoding B3 domain-containing protein LFL1-like isoform X3 codes for MAAISSSKRRSPSASTAASSSSADGIGEPGPQLVTRKRRSVRRGPRGGVRWMPAIRPVSELDLNRVALDPDHQVPGLRVILQKELRNSDISQLGRIVLPKKESEAYLPTLASKDGRSLRMHDLLNAQEWTFKYRYWPNNNSRMYVLENTGDYVRTHNLRVGDFIMIYKDDDNNRFVIRAKKAGDDLVAAMPQFHEHISGILPIPEVDDYVSLIPSPADISAFIPQADENYEIFDGIFNSLPEIPVANVRYSDFFDPFSDCMDASNPSLNGNNSANLASHFHDERTGLSLFPNPKSGPLM; via the exons ATGGCCGCCATCAGCAGCAGCAAGCGCCGCTCCCCCTCCgcatccaccgccgcctcctcctcctcggccgacgGGATCGGCGAGCCTGGCCCGCAGCTCGTCACCCGGAAGCGGAGGTCCGTTCGGCGCGGGCCCCGCGGCGGTGTCCGGTGGATGCCGGCGATCCGACCA GTAAGTGAGCTGGATTTAAATAGAGTTGCTCTAGATCCAGAT CATCAAGTGCCCGGGTtgcgagttattctgcagaaggaGCTCCGTAACAGTGACATAAGCCAGCTTGGGAGAATTGTTCTTCCGAAG AAAGAGTCGGAGGCTTACCTCCCAACTCTGGCATCAAAGGATGGCAGAAGTCTACGCATGCATGATTTGCTAAATGCACAAGAGTGGACATTCAAGTACAG ATACTGGCCAAACAACAACAGCAGGATGTATGTACTTGAGAATACCG GGGATTATGTCAGAACCCATAACCTTCGAGTGGGAGACTTCATCATGATATACAAAGACGATGACAATAACCGATTT GTCATCCGAGCAAAGAAGGCGGGAGATGATCTAGTTGCTGCTATGCCACAATTCCATGAGCATATCTCTGGCATCCTGCCAATACCAGAAGTTGATGACTATGTGTCTCTAATCCCATCACCAGCTGACATATCTGCCTTTATCCCACAAGCTGATGAGAATTACGAGATATTCGATGGGATTTTCAACTCTCTGCCAGAGATACCGGTAGCCAATGTGAGGTACTCAGACTTCTTCGACCCATTCAGTGATTGTATGGACGCGTCAAATCCCAGCCTGAACGGCAACAACTCAGCTAACCTGGCAAGTCATTTCCATGACGAGAGGACTGGGCTTTCTTTGTTTCCCAACCCGAAGTCTGGGCCTCTGATGTGA
- the LOC123440171 gene encoding B3 domain-containing protein LFL1-like isoform X1, whose translation MAAISSSKRRSPSASTAASSSSADGIGEPGPQLVTRKRRSVRRGPRGGVRWMPAIRPHQVPGLRVILQKELRNSDISQLGRIVLPKKESEAYLPTLASKDGRSLRMHDLLNAQEWTFKYRYWPNNNSRMYVLENTGDYVRTHNLRVGDFIMIYKDDDNNRFVIRAKKAGDDLVAAMPQFHEHISGILPIPEVDDYVSLIPSPADISAFIPQADENYEIFDGIFNSLPEIPVANVRYSDFFDPFSDCMDASNPSLNGNNSANLASHFHDERTGLSLFPNPKSGPLM comes from the exons ATGGCCGCCATCAGCAGCAGCAAGCGCCGCTCCCCCTCCgcatccaccgccgcctcctcctcctcggccgacgGGATCGGCGAGCCTGGCCCGCAGCTCGTCACCCGGAAGCGGAGGTCCGTTCGGCGCGGGCCCCGCGGCGGTGTCCGGTGGATGCCGGCGATCCGACCA CATCAAGTGCCCGGGTtgcgagttattctgcagaaggaGCTCCGTAACAGTGACATAAGCCAGCTTGGGAGAATTGTTCTTCCGAAG AAAGAGTCGGAGGCTTACCTCCCAACTCTGGCATCAAAGGATGGCAGAAGTCTACGCATGCATGATTTGCTAAATGCACAAGAGTGGACATTCAAGTACAG ATACTGGCCAAACAACAACAGCAGGATGTATGTACTTGAGAATACCG GGGATTATGTCAGAACCCATAACCTTCGAGTGGGAGACTTCATCATGATATACAAAGACGATGACAATAACCGATTT GTCATCCGAGCAAAGAAGGCGGGAGATGATCTAGTTGCTGCTATGCCACAATTCCATGAGCATATCTCTGGCATCCTGCCAATACCAGAAGTTGATGACTATGTGTCTCTAATCCCATCACCAGCTGACATATCTGCCTTTATCCCACAAGCTGATGAGAATTACGAGATATTCGATGGGATTTTCAACTCTCTGCCAGAGATACCGGTAGCCAATGTGAGGTACTCAGACTTCTTCGACCCATTCAGTGATTGTATGGACGCGTCAAATCCCAGCCTGAACGGCAACAACTCAGCTAACCTGGCAAGTCATTTCCATGACGAGAGGACTGGGCTTTCTTTGTTTCCCAACCCGAAGTCTGGGCCTCTGATGTGA
- the LOC123440171 gene encoding B3 domain-containing protein LFL1-like isoform X2 produces the protein MGSSSSPRRWWAVLAGRRGGLEAQGKRGVSELDLNRVALDPDHQVPGLRVILQKELRNSDISQLGRIVLPKKESEAYLPTLASKDGRSLRMHDLLNAQEWTFKYRYWPNNNSRMYVLENTGDYVRTHNLRVGDFIMIYKDDDNNRFVIRAKKAGDDLVAAMPQFHEHISGILPIPEVDDYVSLIPSPADISAFIPQADENYEIFDGIFNSLPEIPVANVRYSDFFDPFSDCMDASNPSLNGNNSANLASHFHDERTGLSLFPNPKSGPLM, from the exons ATGGGATCATCATCATCTCCGCGGAGGTGGTGGGCCGTGCTGGCGGGGAGACGCGGTGGGCTGGAGGCCCAGGGCAAGAGAGGG GTAAGTGAGCTGGATTTAAATAGAGTTGCTCTAGATCCAGAT CATCAAGTGCCCGGGTtgcgagttattctgcagaaggaGCTCCGTAACAGTGACATAAGCCAGCTTGGGAGAATTGTTCTTCCGAAG AAAGAGTCGGAGGCTTACCTCCCAACTCTGGCATCAAAGGATGGCAGAAGTCTACGCATGCATGATTTGCTAAATGCACAAGAGTGGACATTCAAGTACAG ATACTGGCCAAACAACAACAGCAGGATGTATGTACTTGAGAATACCG GGGATTATGTCAGAACCCATAACCTTCGAGTGGGAGACTTCATCATGATATACAAAGACGATGACAATAACCGATTT GTCATCCGAGCAAAGAAGGCGGGAGATGATCTAGTTGCTGCTATGCCACAATTCCATGAGCATATCTCTGGCATCCTGCCAATACCAGAAGTTGATGACTATGTGTCTCTAATCCCATCACCAGCTGACATATCTGCCTTTATCCCACAAGCTGATGAGAATTACGAGATATTCGATGGGATTTTCAACTCTCTGCCAGAGATACCGGTAGCCAATGTGAGGTACTCAGACTTCTTCGACCCATTCAGTGATTGTATGGACGCGTCAAATCCCAGCCTGAACGGCAACAACTCAGCTAACCTGGCAAGTCATTTCCATGACGAGAGGACTGGGCTTTCTTTGTTTCCCAACCCGAAGTCTGGGCCTCTGATGTGA